The following proteins come from a genomic window of Paenibacillus spongiae:
- the yaaA gene encoding S4 domain-containing protein YaaA, giving the protein MNEVNISTEYIALGQFLKLAGCIDTGGQAKFFLQETKILINGEPDNRRGRKLYHGDRVEVEGFDVFTVVKS; this is encoded by the coding sequence ATGAACGAAGTGAACATTTCGACTGAATATATTGCGCTTGGCCAATTTCTGAAGCTTGCCGGATGTATCGATACCGGCGGTCAGGCGAAGTTTTTTCTGCAGGAGACCAAAATTCTCATAAACGGGGAGCCTGACAATAGGCGCGGTCGCAAGCTTTATCACGGCGACCGTGTCGAAGTCGAAGGGTTCGATGTCTTTACGGTTGTCAAATCATGA
- the remB gene encoding extracellular matrix regulator RemB translates to MYIHLGGEKIIRAAELVAIFDISIEQSSKLSKQFVAQARKRKDVEVIGEEEAKSIVVTEHKIYYSPISSSTLKKRSHHFATT, encoded by the coding sequence GTGTATATTCATTTGGGCGGAGAAAAGATTATTCGCGCCGCGGAATTAGTGGCGATATTTGATATTTCCATCGAGCAGTCCTCCAAGCTGTCCAAACAGTTTGTCGCACAAGCCCGGAAGCGGAAAGACGTTGAAGTGATAGGAGAAGAAGAAGCGAAATCGATTGTTGTGACCGAGCACAAAATCTACTATTCGCCGATATCATCCTCCACGCTGAAAAAACGATCGCATCATTTTGCGACTACGTAA
- the recF gene encoding DNA replication/repair protein RecF (All proteins in this family for which functions are known are DNA-binding proteins that assist the filamentation of RecA onto DNA for the initiation of recombination or recombinational repair.), which produces MIQLQHYRNYEQLELQTDNQVNLLVGPNAQGKTNLLEAIFVLALTKSHRTSKDKELIGWQSADARIRGEVDKKYGSVTLDLTLAAQGKKARINGLEQRKLSDFVGALNVVMFAPEDLEIVKGTPGIRRRFLDMEIGQVQPGYLHTLGQYAKVLVQRNNYLKSASPGGVQQAMLDVWNAQLADYGVKIMKKRQSFIHKLQRWAQQIHSGITAGAEELTILYRPSFETGALEEESVLFDQFMIRLNQVKDQELRRGMTLVGPHRDDISFFINGKEAQVYGSQGQQRTTALSLKLAELELIHEEIGEYPLLLLDDVLSELDQNRQTQLIETFQNKVQTFITTTGIESVNIGKLQDARIYHVRDGQVAR; this is translated from the coding sequence ATGATTCAACTGCAGCATTATCGCAATTACGAGCAGCTGGAGCTTCAAACCGACAATCAGGTGAACCTGCTTGTCGGACCGAATGCTCAGGGCAAGACGAATTTGCTTGAAGCGATATTCGTTCTTGCCTTGACCAAATCGCATCGGACGAGCAAGGATAAGGAACTGATCGGCTGGCAGTCTGCGGATGCTAGAATTCGCGGCGAGGTCGACAAGAAGTACGGGAGTGTGACACTTGATCTGACCTTGGCTGCGCAGGGCAAGAAAGCGAGAATAAACGGACTGGAACAGCGAAAGCTGAGTGATTTTGTCGGGGCGCTTAACGTCGTCATGTTCGCTCCGGAAGATCTGGAAATCGTAAAAGGCACACCGGGCATACGGAGGCGGTTCCTCGACATGGAAATCGGCCAAGTACAACCCGGCTATTTGCATACGCTCGGGCAGTACGCCAAAGTGCTTGTTCAGCGCAACAATTACCTGAAATCGGCATCACCGGGAGGAGTCCAGCAGGCGATGCTGGACGTATGGAATGCGCAGTTGGCTGACTATGGTGTTAAAATTATGAAAAAAAGGCAAAGCTTTATTCATAAACTGCAAAGATGGGCTCAGCAGATTCATTCCGGCATTACCGCGGGGGCGGAGGAGCTCACGATCCTCTACCGGCCGTCCTTCGAAACGGGTGCGCTTGAAGAAGAATCTGTTTTATTTGATCAATTTATGATAAGGTTAAATCAGGTCAAAGATCAGGAATTGCGCCGAGGGATGACGCTTGTCGGCCCCCACAGGGACGACATCTCCTTTTTCATTAACGGAAAAGAAGCGCAGGTCTACGGATCACAAGGTCAGCAGCGAACGACCGCCCTATCACTTAAGCTAGCGGAACTTGAACTCATCCATGAAGAAATCGGGGAATATCCGCTGCTGCTGCTTGATGACGTATTATCCGAGCTTGATCAGAATAGGCAGACTCAACTGATCGAGACATTTCAGAACAAAGTGCAAACGTTCATTACGACGACCGGGATCGAGAGCGTCAACATCGGCAAGCTGCAGGACGCCCGCATTTATCATGTGAGAGACGGACAAGTAGCGCGTTGA